A window of Phocoena phocoena chromosome 6, mPhoPho1.1, whole genome shotgun sequence contains these coding sequences:
- the LOC136124308 gene encoding interferon omega-1-like: MAFVLSLLTALVMFSYGPGGSLGCDLSQNHVRISKKNFMLLGQMRRISPHFCLKDRKDFGFPQDMVDGSQLPKAQATSVLHEMLQQVFRLFHTERSSAAWDTSLLDKFHTGLHQQLEDLDACLVQAMGDEETALGVMGPTLAMKRYFQGIHLYLKEKKYSDCAWEIVRVEIMRSLSSSTNLQERIRIMDGDLGSP, translated from the coding sequence ATGGCCTTCGTGCTCTCTCTACTGACCGCCCTGGTGATGTTCAGCTACGGCCCTGGTGGATCTCTGGGCTGCGACCTGTCTCAGAACCACGTGCGGATTAGCAAGAAGAACTTCATGCTTCTGGGCCAGATGCGGAGAATCTCCCCTCACTTCTGTCTGAAGGACAGAAAAGACTTCGGTTTCCCCCAGGACATGGTGGATGGCAGCCAGCTCCCAAAGGCCCAGGCCACCTCTGTCCTCCACGAGATGCTCCAGCAGGTCTTCCGCCTCTTCCACACAGAGCGGTCCTCTGCCGCCTGGGACACCTCCCTCCTGGACAAATTCCACACTGGACTCCATCAGCAGCTGGAGGACCTGGACGCCTGCTTGGTGCAGGCGATGGGAGATGAAGAAACTGCCCTGGGAGTGATGGGCCCTACACTGGCCATGAAGAGGTACTTCCAGGGAATCCATCTCTacctgaaagagaagaaatacagtGACTGTGCCTGGGAAATTGTCAGAGTGGAAATCATGAGATCCCTGTCTTCATCAACCAACTTGCAAGAAAGGATAAGAATTATGGATGGAGACCTGGGGTCACCTTGA
- the LOC136124273 gene encoding interferon alpha-1-like: protein MAPNLSLLLALVLLSCNSNCSLGCDLPQTHSLANTRALMLLQQMRRISPFSCLKDRNDFGFPQDAFGGNQFQKAQAIAVVHEMIQQTFQLFSTEGSAATWDETLLDKFCTALYQQLTDLQACLMQEAGLEGTPLLKEDSILAVRKYFHRITVYLQEKKYSPCAWEIVRAEVMRSFSSTNLQERLRRKE from the coding sequence ATGGCCCCAAACTTGTCTTTACTCCTGGCCCTGGTGCTGCTCAGCTGCAACTCCAACTGCTCTCTGGGCTGCGACCTGCCTCAGACCCACAGCCTGGCTAACACGAGGGCCCTGATGCTCCTGCAACAAATGAGGAGAATCTCCCCCTTCTCCTGCCTGAAGGACAGAAATGACTTTGGATTCCCCCAGGACGCGTTTGGAGGCAACCAGTTCCAGAAGGCTCAAGCCATCGCTGTCGTCCATGAGATGATCCAGCAGACCTTCCAGCTCTTCAGCACAGAGGGCTCGGCTGCCACTTGGGATGAGACCCTCCTGGACAAGTTCTGCACTGCACTTTATCAGCAGCTCACTGACCTGCAAGCCTGTCTGATGCAGGAGGCGGGGCTGGAAGGGACTCCCCTGCTGAAGGAGGACTCCATCCTGGCTGTGAGGAAATACTTCCACAGAATCACTGTCTATCTGCAAGAGAAGAAGTACAGCCCTTGTGCCTGGGAGATTGTCAGAGCAGAAGTCATGAGATCCTTCTCTTCAACAAACTTGCAAGAAAGACTCAGGAGGAAGGAATGA